AGTCTCAACGAGGCCCTGGAGGAGAAGGTGCGCATCCGCACGGCCGAACTCCAGCGCGCGCTCGACGAGCTGCGCGACACGCAAGCGCAGTTGTTGTTGTCCGAACGGCTCGCAGGGCTCGGCCAACTCGTCGCCGGCGTCGCGCACGAGATCAACTCGCCGACGGCGGCGATCCGCGGCACGGTCGACGCGCTCGAAGAGAACGTGCGGCGCCTGGCGGCCGCCGCCCGGCAGGTGGCCGAGCTGCCCGTGCCGGCCGCCGATCGCGGGGCGTTCCTGGCGGCGGTGGCGGCGGCGGCCCCGGAGGCGGCGGCGCGCCGGCGGTCCGCCCCGGCGGAGGTGCGGAGGCTCGCGCGCGACCTCGCGGCGCGGCTCGCCGGCGCGGGCGTCGATGCGGCGAGGGCCCAGTCGCTCGCGCGGGCGCTCGCCGAGTTGGGGGCGCCGGCCGTCGCCGACGCCGTCGTCGCGGTCGCGGCCGTGTCCGACCCGGGCGTGTGGATCGACTACGCGAAGCAGGTCGTGTTCCTGCACCGCAACGCGGAGACGATCCGCAACGCGGTGCATCGCGTCCAGCGCATCGTGCGAGCGCTCAAGAGCTACTCGCACCTCGACCAGCAAGCGGCGCGGGTTCCGTCCGATCTGCACGAGGGCATCGAAAACACGCTCGTGTTGCTCGACCACGAACTCGCCGGGGTCACGTTGGTTCGCAAGTATGGGGAACTACGAGAGGTTCCGGTGTTCGTCGACGAACTCAACCAGGTGTGGACGAACCTCATTCACAATGCGGTGCAGGCCCTCGGCGGGCGCGGTACGATTACAATCGAGACGTTGCAGGACGGGAACGAGGCGGTCGTTCGCGTGATCGACGACGGCGAGGGCATCGCGCCGGAACTGCTCCCGCGCATCTTCGAGCCGTTTTTCACGACGAAGCCGCCGGGCCAGGGGACCGGCCTCGGCCTTGGCATCGTGCGCAATATCGTGGAAAAACACGGGGGCCGGGTCACGGCGACGTCGCAGCCGGGCCGCACCTGCTTCGAGGTGCGGTTGCCGCTGCACGGCGGCGCAAGTCAGACGACCGGCGACGACCGGATGACCGGATGACGGCATGAACTTCACCCAACACGCTCGCGAGACCATCCTCTGCGTCGACGACGAAGAGGGCGTGCTCAGTGCGTTGCAGCAGCAGCTCGACGCGCGGTTCGGCGACGAGTGCGACATCGCGCTCGCGTCCAGCGGCCAGGATGCGCTCGAACTCGTCGACGAACTCGAGCGCGAGGGCGAGCCGCTCGCCGTCGTGATCGCGGACCAGATCATGCCGGGCATGCCGGGCGTCGAACTGCTCGAGCGCATCCACGCGCGGTCGCCGCTGACGACGAAGATCCTGCTCACCGGCCAGGCCGGCCTCGACGCGGTCGTCGCCGCCATCAACCGCGCCAAGCTCAACCACTACATCCCGAAGCCGTGGGACGAGGCGAACCTGCATCTCGCGGTCGAGAATCTGTTGCGCCAGTACCGGCTCATGGCGGAGAACCGCAAGCTCATCGAGGATCTGCGGTCGAAGAACCAGGCGCTGCTCGACATGAACCGCGAACTCGAGGCGAAGGTCGCGGAGCGGACGAGCGAGTTGGCCGAGGCGAACGCGCGGCTCGCGCAGCTCGCCGTGACCGACGGACTCACCGGCCTGTACAACCACCGGCACTTCCACGAGCGGCTCGCGCTCGAGGTCGAGCGGTCGGCCCGCAACGGGTTGCCGCTGTCGCTGCTGATGATCGACGTCGATCATTTCAAGCACTACAACGACCACAACGGCCATCCGGCGGGGGACGAGGTGCTCCGCGAACTCGCGCACCTGATGGGCGACGGCCGCCGCGCGAACGACTTTTGCGCCCGCTACGGCGGCGAGGAGTTTGCGATCGTCCTGGTGGACACGTCGAAGCTCACCGCGGCCCAGGTCGCCGAGCGGCTGCGCGCGCGCGTGGCCGACTACCCGTTTGCGCACGCGGAGACGCAGCCGCTCGGGCGGCTGTCGGTGTCGATCGGCGTCGCGTCGTTCCCGGACGACGCCGCCGGCGCCGAGGCGCTGGTGCGCCAGGCCGACGCGGCGCTGTACGCGGCCAAACACGGCGGCCGCAACTGCGTCGTGCTGGCAACCCCGACCGGGTCGGCGCGCGACGACGAGACGACCGAAGGATAGACCGGGCGGGCCGCGCGGGGCCGACGCGTCCGGTCGCGGGAGGGCCTTCGCCGCCGGTCCGACCGCGGCGCGGGGCGGCGGGAGCGGCGCCCGGTATATGATGCCGGCCCATGGACATCGCGGTCGTGGGTGCGGGCAGCTACGGGACGGCGCTCGCGAAACTATTGGCGGACAAGGGACACGCGGTGACACTGTGGTGCCGCTCTCCGGACCGGGCCGCCGCGATCGCGGCCACACGGCGAAACGACGCCTACCTGCCGGGCTTCGAGTTGCCGGCGTCGGTGGACGTCACGGCCGACCTGGCGGCGGCGGTGGCCGGCAAGCCGATCGTGTTGGGCGTCACGCCCTCGCACGCCGTGCGCGACGTGCTCGGCCGCGCGGCACGGCACCTCGATCCGGATGCGATCGTCGTCAACGCATCGAAGGGGCTCGAGGAGGGCACCCTCGACCGGATCGATCAGATTTATTCGGACGTCTTGCCCGCGCCCTTGGCCGCGCGCGCGTGCTTCCTGTCGGGCCCGACGTTCGCCAAGGAGCTCGCCGAGCGGCGGCCGTCGGCGATCGTCGTCGCGAGCGCCGACCTGGCGGCCGCCGAGGCCGTCCAGCGCGCATTTTCGACCGACCGGTTTCGCGTCTACACGTCCGACGACGTGATCGGGGTGCAGATCGGCGGCGCGCTCAAGAACGTCGTCGCGATCGCGGCCGGCATGTCCGACGGGTTGGACTTCGGCCTCAACGCGCGGGCGGCGCTCATCACCCGCGGGCTGGCGGAGATCTCGCGTATCGGCGTCCGGCTCGGCGCGCACCCGCTGACCTTCGCCGGGCTGTCGGGCATGGGCGACCTGGTGCTCACCTGCTCGGGCGAGCTGTCGCGCAATCGTCAGGTCGGGCTCGCGCTCGGCCGCGGGGACAAGCTCGACGACATCGTCGGCCGCACGAACATGGTCGCCGAGGGCGTCAAGACCACGCGCGCCGCGCACGAACTCGCCGCCCGGCTGGACGTCCGGGCGCCGATCGCCGACACGATGTACGCGGTGCTCTACGAGGGGCTCGCGCCCGCCCGGGCGGTCGAGACGCTGATGACGCGCGCGCTCAAACACGAGCGCGAGTGACGGTCCGGGCGAGCGCGCGCGGTGTAGGATGCCGTCCGGGGACATGAGCGTCGTATACGTGCTGGACGAGGTGTTTTTCCGCCACCGGCCGCCCGGGCCACACCCGGAGCGGCCGGAGCGACTGGCGGCCGTGCGCGACGCGTTGCGGGCCGCCGGCGCCGAGGAGCGCGCGCGGCGGCTGCCCGTGCGCGAGGCGCGCCAGGAGGAACTCGAGCGGGTACACGCGCCGGCGTACGTCGCCGAACTCGAGCGCACGGTGCCCGGGCACAGCGGCTGGCTCGACGGGGACACGTACTACGGCCCCGAGTCGTGGCGCGCCGCGCTGGCCGCGGCGGCGGCGGCGGTCGACGTCACGGCGGCCGTGCTCGACGGCGGCGCCCGCCGGGGATTGGCGCTGGTGCGCCCGCCCGGGCATCACGCCGAGGCCGACCGCGCGATGGGGTTTTGCCTGTTCAACAATGTGGCGGTCGCGGCCGCTGCGGCGCGTGCAGGCGGCGTCGGTCGCGTCGCGATCCTCGACTGGGATGTCCACCACGGCAACGGCACGCAGCACGCGTTCGAGTGCGACCCGACCGTACTGTACGTGTCGATACACCAATACCCGTACTACCCCGGGACGGGCGCGGTCGACGAGGCCGGCCGGGACGCGGGCGAGGGGTTCACCGTGAACGTGCCGCTGCCGGCTGGCTGCGGCGACGCCGACTACGCGCTGGCGTGGGAGAGGGTGGTCGAGCCGGCCCTGCGCGGGTTCGAGCCGGATCTGATCCTGGTGTCCGGAGGGTTCGACGCCTACCGCGGCGACCCGCTCGCCCAGATGGCGGTCACCGTCGACGGCTTCCGCTGGCTGGCGGACCGGGTGCGCGCGGTCGCCGACGACGTCGCCGGCGGGCGGCTGGTGTGCGCGCTCGAGGGCGGCTACGACCTCGCGGGGCTCGGGGGCTCCGTGGCGGCGGTGTTCGACGCGTGGACGTCGCCGGCCGGCGGCGTGCAGCGGCCGGCCGGGGAGCCGACGCCGGCGGGGCGCTCGGCGGTCGAGCGCGCGGCGGCGCAGCACGCGAGGTGGCGATGACCCCGCAGGCTCTGGTCG
The Deltaproteobacteria bacterium DNA segment above includes these coding regions:
- a CDS encoding diguanylate cyclase; translated protein: MNFTQHARETILCVDDEEGVLSALQQQLDARFGDECDIALASSGQDALELVDELEREGEPLAVVIADQIMPGMPGVELLERIHARSPLTTKILLTGQAGLDAVVAAINRAKLNHYIPKPWDEANLHLAVENLLRQYRLMAENRKLIEDLRSKNQALLDMNRELEAKVAERTSELAEANARLAQLAVTDGLTGLYNHRHFHERLALEVERSARNGLPLSLLMIDVDHFKHYNDHNGHPAGDEVLRELAHLMGDGRRANDFCARYGGEEFAIVLVDTSKLTAAQVAERLRARVADYPFAHAETQPLGRLSVSIGVASFPDDAAGAEALVRQADAALYAAKHGGRNCVVLATPTGSARDDETTEG
- a CDS encoding NAD(P)-dependent glycerol-3-phosphate dehydrogenase, giving the protein MDIAVVGAGSYGTALAKLLADKGHAVTLWCRSPDRAAAIAATRRNDAYLPGFELPASVDVTADLAAAVAGKPIVLGVTPSHAVRDVLGRAARHLDPDAIVVNASKGLEEGTLDRIDQIYSDVLPAPLAARACFLSGPTFAKELAERRPSAIVVASADLAAAEAVQRAFSTDRFRVYTSDDVIGVQIGGALKNVVAIAAGMSDGLDFGLNARAALITRGLAEISRIGVRLGAHPLTFAGLSGMGDLVLTCSGELSRNRQVGLALGRGDKLDDIVGRTNMVAEGVKTTRAAHELAARLDVRAPIADTMYAVLYEGLAPARAVETLMTRALKHERE
- a CDS encoding histone deacetylase, coding for MPSGDMSVVYVLDEVFFRHRPPGPHPERPERLAAVRDALRAAGAEERARRLPVREARQEELERVHAPAYVAELERTVPGHSGWLDGDTYYGPESWRAALAAAAAAVDVTAAVLDGGARRGLALVRPPGHHAEADRAMGFCLFNNVAVAAAAARAGGVGRVAILDWDVHHGNGTQHAFECDPTVLYVSIHQYPYYPGTGAVDEAGRDAGEGFTVNVPLPAGCGDADYALAWERVVEPALRGFEPDLILVSGGFDAYRGDPLAQMAVTVDGFRWLADRVRAVADDVAGGRLVCALEGGYDLAGLGGSVAAVFDAWTSPAGGVQRPAGEPTPAGRSAVERAAAQHARWR